Proteins from a genomic interval of Candidatus Binatia bacterium:
- a CDS encoding DUF354 domain-containing protein, translating to MRVWIDVDNAPHVQIFRPIIGRLREKGAEVSVTARGRTFVPELLQAASIDHTIIGRGQPRGVAAKATALAGRAAALARYASGERFDVAVGHGSRSLPPAARMAGVPNLTMFDYEHVSTWLFRRFCDRILIPTAVAGSVVGARPGDPWRTFDGFKEEIYLADFVPDGTIRRKLEIRDDEVLVVVRPPSRTAHYHDAASEAILDAVARRIGRGQGVRAVWLRRDASEVVPDSARAANILVPEGPLDGLSLLAAADLAISGGGTMNREAALLGTPAYSIFTGPAGALDQELIRTGRLTAVRDPEAVAAIPFVKKPEAPPFRYGGDLREHVVDQIWDLGTHRTRAGAMGRKRWAFPS from the coding sequence GTGAGGGTCTGGATCGACGTCGACAACGCGCCGCACGTCCAGATTTTCCGCCCCATCATCGGGCGGCTCCGCGAAAAGGGCGCGGAGGTCTCGGTGACCGCGCGCGGACGGACGTTCGTTCCCGAGCTGCTCCAGGCCGCGTCGATCGATCACACGATCATCGGGAGGGGACAGCCGCGCGGGGTCGCGGCCAAGGCGACCGCGCTCGCCGGACGCGCCGCGGCGCTCGCGCGCTACGCCTCGGGCGAGCGCTTCGACGTGGCCGTGGGGCACGGGTCGCGATCGCTCCCGCCCGCCGCCCGCATGGCGGGCGTTCCCAACCTCACGATGTTCGACTACGAGCACGTCTCCACCTGGCTCTTCCGCCGCTTCTGCGACCGCATCCTGATTCCGACGGCGGTGGCAGGCAGCGTCGTGGGCGCGCGGCCCGGGGATCCCTGGCGCACGTTCGACGGCTTCAAGGAGGAGATCTATCTCGCCGATTTCGTTCCGGACGGCACCATTCGCCGCAAGCTCGAAATTCGCGACGACGAGGTACTTGTGGTCGTACGCCCTCCCAGCCGAACGGCCCACTATCACGACGCCGCCAGCGAGGCGATTCTGGATGCGGTGGCGCGGCGGATCGGGCGGGGGCAAGGGGTTCGGGCGGTATGGCTTCGTCGCGACGCATCGGAGGTGGTGCCCGACTCCGCACGCGCCGCCAACATCCTCGTTCCCGAAGGGCCGCTGGATGGGCTTTCGCTGCTTGCGGCGGCCGATCTCGCGATCTCGGGCGGCGGCACGATGAACCGGGAAGCGGCGCTTCTCGGCACGCCCGCTTACAGCATCTTCACGGGTCCGGCGGGGGCGCTGGACCAGGAGCTGATCCGCACGGGGCGCCTGACCGCCGTTCGCGATCCGGAGGCGGTCGCGGCGATTCCGTTCGTCAAGAAGCCGGAGGCGCCACCGTTCCGATACGGCGGCGACCTTCGCGAGCACGTGGTGGACCAGATCTGGGACCTCGGGACGCACCGGACGCGGGCTGGGGCAATGGGGAGGAAACGGTGGGCGTTCCCTTCGTAG